From the genome of Vicia villosa cultivar HV-30 ecotype Madison, WI linkage group LG2, Vvil1.0, whole genome shotgun sequence, one region includes:
- the LOC131650620 gene encoding uncharacterized protein LOC131650620 produces the protein MSRNDDSIWWRDITKNNLIDDFVDSGFSGCFSCCCKNGKNILFWHSLWLGDQSLRELYLDLFDMSTIKNCAVADVLIWNNGKHYWELEALFRGGDATVFSDGAATDFSIGAATFIAVAAVRGLSCWPRFCADVNSYIPIELEKDNFVWRINPGKEFSVSSVSNIINDSKSFVWPTHLFILLKVMWELKIPPKIKVFAWRFFIEKIPSKDELLKRGVTSILNKDCVFCGNHPEVISHLFFNCHVVKEIWKNMYGWLGIKEVLNGVNFLDFGVIQDKVKNANHRLKINIVWIAIIWCIWLMRNSIIFKGEAFCCDVVCSNIIFLSWRWLSFGYSKFSAIYYEWFKLPLSCSKAI, from the coding sequence ATGAGTAGAAATGATGattcaatttggtggagagatattaccaaaaataatttgattgatgACTTTGTTGATAGCGGTTTCTCCGGGTGTTTTTCGTGTTGTTGTAAAAACggtaaaaatattcttttttggcatagtttGTGGTTGGGTGATCAATCTCTTCGCGAGCTTTATCTGGATTTGTTTGATATGTCAACCATAAAAAATTGTGCGGTTGCGGATGTGTTGATTTGGAATAACGGTAAGCACTATTGGGAGTTGGAGGCTTTATTCCGTGGAGGGGATGCCACTGTTTTTTCGGACGGGGCTGCCACTGATTTTTCGATTGGGGCTGCCACTTTTATAGCGGTTGCGGCTGTTCGGGGGCTGTCCTGTTGGCCCCGTTTTTGTGCCGACGTAAACTCTTACATTCCAATTGAATTGGAGAAGGATAACTTTGTGTGGCGCATTAATCCGGGAAAGGAGTTTTCGGTAAGTAGCGTTTCAAATATTATTAatgattccaaatcttttgtttggCCAACccacttgtttattttgttgaaaGTGATGTGGGAGCTAAAAATTCCTcctaaaattaaagtttttgcTTGGAGATTCTTCATTGAAAAAATTCCTTCCAAAGATGAGTTGTTGAAAAGAGGAGTTACTAGCATCTTAAATAAGGATTGTGTGTTTTGTGGAAACCATCCGGAAGTGATTTCTCATCTCTTTTTTAATTGTCATGTGGTGAAAGAGATTTGGAAAAACATGTATGGTTGGTTGGGCATTAAGGAGGTCTTAAACGGAGtaaattttttggattttggcGTCATACAAGATAAAGTGAAAAATGCTAATCATAGGTTGAAGATAAACATAGTTTGGATTGCCATTATTTGGTGCATTTGGCTCATGAGGAATTCCATAATCTTCAAGGGGGAAGCTTTCTGCTGTGATGTGGTTTGTTCCAACATCATCTTCCTATCGTGGAGATGGTTGTCTTTTGGTTACTCTAAGTTTAGTGCCATTTATTAtgaatggtttaaacttcctttatctTGTTCAAAGGCTATTTAG
- the LOC131647399 gene encoding lysine histidine transporter 1-like — translation MEGKSERAREIEEWLPINSDRNAKWWYSSFHNVTAMVGAGVLGLPYAMSQLGWGPGVTLLILSWIITLYTLWQMVEMHEMVPGKRFDRYHELGQHAFGEKLGLYIVVPQQVVVMLGGTIVYMVTGGTSLQKFHDTLCPNCKKIKLTFFIMIFASAHFVLSHLPSFNSISGVSLVAAIMSIGYSTIAWTASAHKGIQENVKYSNTAKTTTDFIFNFLNAVGAVAFAYAGHSVVLEIQATIPSTPEKPSKVSMWRGVIVSYIIVALCYWPVAIIGYWMFGNEVKDNILISLEKPSWLIAMANLFVVFHVIGSYQVFAMPMFDMLESVLVKKLNFKPSTILRFVVRNVYVAFTMFIAITFPFFGGLLGFVGGFAVTPTTYFLPCIIWLKIYKPKRFSLSWYINWICIVFGLCIIILAPIGALRSIILEAKTYKFYT, via the exons ATGGAAGGAAAATCGGAGAGGGCGAGAGAAATCGAAGAGTGGCTTCCAATTAATTCGGATAGGAATGCAAAATGGTGGTACTCATCTTTTCACAATGTAACTGCTATGGTTGGAGCTGGTGTTCTTGGTCTCCCCTATGCTATGTCACAACTTGGATG GGGGCCAGGTGTGACTTTACTTATACTTTCATGGATCATCACATTATACACATTATGGCAAATGGTTGAGATGCATGAAATGGTTCCTGGAAAACGTTTTGATAGATACCATGAATTAGGTCAACATGCATTTGGAGAAAAGTTAGGTCTTTATATTGTGGTGCCTCAACAAGTTGTAGTGATGCTTGGTGGAACTATTGTTTACATGGTAACAGGGGGTACATCATTGCAGAAGTTTCATGATACACTGTGTCCAAATTGCAAAAAGATTaaattgacattttttattatgatatttGCCTCTGCTCATTTTGTATTATCTCATCTACCTAGCTTCAACTCTATTTCTGGTGTATCTTTGGTTGCAGCAATCATGTCTATTGG TTATTCTACAATTGCTTGGACTGCTAGTGCACATAAAGGAATACAAGAAAATGTCAAATATAGTAACACAGCTAAAACTACCACAGATTTCATCTTTAATTTCTTAAACGCAGTTGGCGCAGTTGCTTTTGCTTATGCTGGACACAGTGTGGTGTTAGAAATTCAAGCTACAATTCCATCAacacctgaaaaaccatccaagGTTTCAATGTGGAGAGGAGTTATTGTTTCCTACATCATTGTTGCTTTGTGTTATTGGCCTGTTGCTATTATTGGTTATTGGATGTTCGGTAATGAAGTTAAGGATAATATTCTCATCTCTTTAGAGAAACCATCATGGCTTATTGCAATGGCTAACCTGTTTGTTGTTTTTCATGTAATTGGAAGCTATCAg GTTTTTGCAATGCCAATGTTTGATATGCTTGAAAGTGTgcttgtgaagaaattgaattttAAGCCGAGTACAATCCTTCGTTTTGTTGTACGTAATGTATATGTTG CATTCACAATGTTTATTGCCattacttttccattttttgGCGGTCTACTAGGATTTGTTGGAGGATTTGCCGTCACTCCAACAACATACTTT CTTCCATGTATCATATGGCTTAAAATCTATAAACCAAAGAGATTCAGCTTGTCTTGGTATATTAATTGG ATATGTATTGTGTTTGGCTTATGCATAATTATTTTAGCACCTATTGGAGCTTTGAGGAGTATCATACTTGAAGCCAAGACTTATAAATTTTACACATAA